The Streptomyces sp. NBC_00286 nucleotide sequence TCGCGGGAGCGGAGCCCGGAGGCGGACAGCATCGTGGTCGCCGACGCCCTCGACCGCGAGGCCGTGTTGTCGGCAGTGTCGGCCGCCCGGCCCGAGGTGGTCGTCCATCAGATGTCGGCGCTACGGCTGCTGGGCGACGACCCTGTGGCGGCCTTCGCGCTGACCGCGCGGCTGCGTACCGAGGGCACCGCCAACCTCATCGAGGCGGCCCGGGCGGCCGGTGCGCGGCGGCTGGTCGCGCAGTCCATCGCCTTCGCCGCCGCCCCGGCCGGGGAGTCGGTCCTCGACGAGGACGCGCCGCTGTATGTGGACGCCCCCGACCCGGGCTGGGCTGCCACCGTACGGGCCGTCGCCGAGCTGGAGCGGTTGGTTCTGGACAGCGGGCCGCTCGCCGGCGTGGTGCTGCGGTACGGCACGCTGTACGGCCCCGGCACCCTGTATGCCCGTACCGGCGGGGCTGCCCAAGCGGTGCTGGCCGGACAGTTCCCGCTGCCCGGGGACGGCGCCGGGATCACGTCGTTCCTGCACGTGGAGGACGCCGT carries:
- a CDS encoding NAD-dependent epimerase/dehydratase family protein, which encodes MRILVAGATGVIGHPLVGALRARGHEVSALVRQESRERSPEADSIVVADALDREAVLSAVSAARPEVVVHQMSALRLLGDDPVAAFALTARLRTEGTANLIEAARAAGARRLVAQSIAFAAAPAGESVLDEDAPLYVDAPDPGWAATVRAVAELERLVLDSGPLAGVVLRYGTLYGPGTLYARTGGAAQAVLAGQFPLPGDGAGITSFLHVEDAVGATVAAVESEAIGVFHVTDDEPAPAAQWLPHYAQVLGGPSPRTIPADHAPRLLGWYMTHQLTAAHGASNDRARTTLGWKPLRPSWRDGLGQE